A window of Dissulfurirhabdus thermomarina genomic DNA:
CCGCGGATGAGCTCCACCGCGTCCCGGAGCCGCATGCCGGTGATCTCCACGGGTTCGGCGCCGGCCTCTCCCACCTTGAGGATGGCGTCCTCGGGCTCGAGCTCGCCCTGGCGGTAGGCCGCCCCGCCGGGGATGACCCGCACCACCTTGACGTAGCCGTCCTCCTCCCGGAGGAGGGCGCCGATCCCCTCCAGGGAGCCCTTCATGCTGATGTCGAAGTCTTCCTTCTGGAGGGGGGCGAGGTAGTTCGTGTGCGGGTCGAAGGCCCGGGCCACCGCGTCGAAGAGCCGGTCGTAGTAGTCGCGTTCCTTCTCCTTGAGCAGCCGGTCGAAGAACTGCTCGTAGGCCGCGCGGACCTTCTCGCGCGCCTTGGCACGAAGGGCCGGGTCCTCGGCCGGCGGGGCGGCGTCCTTCGCCCCGGGGGCGCCGGCCTCCGTCCGGGCCATGTCGAGGAGGTCGAGGTAGCGCAACGCCACCTGGTAGTGGAGGATCCGGCGCCAGCGCTGGTTCAGCTCCTTCCGGGAGCGGCAGAAATCGAGCTTCTCCGGGTCGGTCTCGAGGGTCTCCCGGGACGAGAGGGGGAAGTCCGCGGCCAGGAGGCCGCGGACCATCTCCCGGACCTCCTTCACCCGGGCCTTCATGAGGGAGGCGCTCAGATCCACGAGGGGCATGCTGCGACCGGCCAGTTCCTGGTCGATGTCGGTCTCGAAGGCCCGAAGCCGCGTCACGTCGTCCTGGAGCAGGAAGCGCTTCTGGAAGTCCAGGGTCTTCAGGTAGAGGGCGAAGGCGTGCCGCGAGAGCTCGTCGTCGATCCGCTTGTGGCTGAAGTGGTGGCTCTCGAGCTGGGTCCGGACGAGGAGCCCGAGGAGGCGGGCACGGTTGGCCTCGAAGTCGAAGCCGGAGAAGGCCGGGGCCGCCCGCGGGACCGCGGCCAGGAGGGCGGCCGCCAGGACCAGGAGGGGCAGGAGACGGAGGCACCGGGGCGTGGCGGCCCGGGCTTGCCTGTGGGCGTGGAGCTTTTCGAACAAGGGATGGATATCCGTGTATCTGCCCAACCGGTGGGGAATTTTCCCTCACACTATCCGGTCGGTGCCGGTTTGGCAACGGGGCGGGGGCCGCCGCGGCGTTCCCGGTCCCCTTCACCTCATCGGCGTCGCCCCCGGCGAGGGTAAATGCCCCGGGGCGGCGTCATCCCGGCGGCTACGGCCGCAGGAAGAGGGTGTGGACGAGGCGGTAGCCCCCGAGCCACGTGCCCACCAGGCTGCCGATGCTCGGGAGCACGAAGGAGAGGAAGACCCGGAGGAGGCGGTTGCGCCACCAGGCCGTCGGGCGGGTGATGTCGGCGCCGGCCCGCTCGAAGTCGGCCACCAGAGGCGGGCGGACGTAGGCCTGGACCAGGGCGGTGACGTACCCGGCGCCGATCACGGGGGTGAGGCTGGTGACGGGCGCCGCCAGGAAGGCGGCGGCCAGGGTGGCCGGGTGGGCGAGGGCCAGGAGGGCCCCGGCGGCGCTGGGGATCCCGTTGGCGAGGACCCAGTAGACGAGGTCGTCCCCGGCGGCCGCCGCGCCCTTGCGGACGGCCACGGCGGCGAGAAGGGCGAGGATGAGCCCCGGCACCCCCCATGCCGCGGCCCGGGCCGCGGGGGACGGAGGCGGCACCTCCTCCAAGGCCGCGAGGTCCGCACCCCGCCCCTCGATGAGGCGGCGGCGGATCCCCGCCACGTGTCCGGCCCCCACCACGGCCGCCACGCGGCCGCCCGGCGCCCGGCGGATCCTCTCGGCGATGTAGGCGTCCCGTTCGTCGATGAGCACCTCCTTGAGGGAGGGGAGGGTCTCGCCGAGCTCGCGGATGAGCCCGTTCAGGACGTCGGACCGCTTGAGTTCCTCCACCCGCTCGGGGGTGAGATCCACGCGCTCGAAGAGCCCGGCGGCGAGCGAGGCGGCGAGGGTGAGCCTCCGGAGGACGGGGGTCCGGCGCCAGGCCCGCTTCAACGTGATCCGGACGTCCCGGTCGGCGAGCACCACCTCGGCCCCGGCCGCCTCGGCCCAGCGGGCGGCCTCGAGGAATTCCGTCCCGGGCGGGACGCCGAGGCGGTGGCCGATGCGGCGCTGGTAGGCGGCCAGGGCCAGGTTGGCGACGAGGGTCGCCAGCTGGCGCTGCCGGATGACGGCCTTGAGGTCCAGGGCCGTCCACCACTCCCGCTGTGACATGGCCCGGTACCGGCGGGGATCGAGCTCCACGCACACAGCGTCCGGGCGCTCGGCCTCGAGGGTGCGGCGGACGAGATCCACCGACGACCGGGAGACGTGGGCCGTGCCGATCAGCACGATCTCCCGCCGGCCGAGGCGGACCCGGTGGACGTCGGCGGGGTCCTGGCCGGCGGGCGGAGCCGGGTTCGGTTCGGGGCGATCCATCATGACGCGCCCCGGAATCTACACCGGGCGGGGCGGAGCGTCACGCCTCCACGTCGAGGATCCCGTGGAGGGACCGGCC
This region includes:
- a CDS encoding TraB/GumN family protein; its protein translation is MDRPEPNPAPPAGQDPADVHRVRLGRREIVLIGTAHVSRSSVDLVRRTLEAERPDAVCVELDPRRYRAMSQREWWTALDLKAVIRQRQLATLVANLALAAYQRRIGHRLGVPPGTEFLEAARWAEAAGAEVVLADRDVRITLKRAWRRTPVLRRLTLAASLAAGLFERVDLTPERVEELKRSDVLNGLIRELGETLPSLKEVLIDERDAYIAERIRRAPGGRVAAVVGAGHVAGIRRRLIEGRGADLAALEEVPPPSPAARAAAWGVPGLILALLAAVAVRKGAAAAGDDLVYWVLANGIPSAAGALLALAHPATLAAAFLAAPVTSLTPVIGAGYVTALVQAYVRPPLVADFERAGADITRPTAWWRNRLLRVFLSFVLPSIGSLVGTWLGGYRLVHTLFLRP